GCTTCTGTTGACCacaaaactcatctttttatcttTCATAATTCTCTGTCAAGATTGCATGAGTGACCCTCATGTATGAAGAACAAAGATAATCTAATATGAATCAACAGCACCATTCAAACTGGGAACTGAATTCAAGATTCATTCTGTATGGAATGGATCAATGTCATGACTCTTTCTTTCATGAAATCCTTTGTGACACACTTACAACTTCCAAACCTAGCACCGAGCCATGCAGCGACCCATATCGCAACAAGCGCACTCCGCCTGCATTCGTCGAGATGTTCCCTCCTATATGACATGATCCCTTTGCACCTAGATCCAATGGCATCACAAGATCATGGTCACCGACGTATGCTTCTAAATTTTCCAGGATGCATCCAGCTTCACAAATCAGGATACCTGGGTAAAAGAATTCAATACAATCAGTTTCCAGCCGAAGTAGGATTGGTCTACAACTCTTTGATCCATCAAACCAAAGCAAGTAGCAAGTTGCCAGACCTTGTATCGAGCAATTACTGACAATAGAATAAATGTCACTGGCAGATGTGTTGTTATTGTATCTCATACACTTTAGACCAAATGATCttgatatgaaatattttggGCTGTCAACAAGTCCCTCTGGAGTAAAAGGGCAAGCATTAGTTTTCATTTTTCATACCTGATATTGGATCAAGACTAATGACCTGGTTCATTAGTTTCATAGAGAGGacgatttcatcaaaaacaggCACACTTCCGCCAACAAGACTGGTATTGCCTCCTTGAGGTACAACTGCAAGACTTCTTTCATTGCAATACTTCACAATCTTGGAAACTTCTTCGGTTGTCTTTGGTTTTAGGACTAGTTTACTTCGTCCTgaagagaaaatgaaaaaatattcctgAATATCTTTTTTCAAATGATTTGTCAGGAGAGCTTGTTTCTGTAAGACATCAAATTTTAATTGCGACAAAAGAATCGAACACAGGAACAAGAACCCCACTTCTCAGACATCGATACTTCTAATTTAAAAATTGTCAAtagaagacatagtcacaaccaactgcTCCCTGTCATCCAGTGCAAAAAATAGGTCATGCTAGAGTGGTTAGGTAGACAGATTACATTAGGCCTCAGGAATTTATATAAAGACCTTATGTTTTAATATTCAAGGCCATCAATTCTAATCGCTGCCATTAGGGTGCTGTAGCTGTAAGAGACAGCGGGTAAAGACAAATTTAGCAGGTTGTCCTCATAATATCATTCATTGCGTTTCTAAAGTATTAACGTTTTTAGTCATCAACTCACCTCGATAACTCTGCAACCAATCAACGTTGTACTCATCAAGGTCGTCATCGTGACCTTCACCTCCTTTCAAAACACGATTAGCGAGAAGGTCCTTGAAAAAACTTATATCTTTATCTGTGACTTTAGCGAACGGGCCACGCCGCACTCCTGGGTTGGTGTCGGTCGTGTATTCTGGTGCTATGAGCTTGACACAGCTGGTGCTAAAGCGTGCAACTGTATTCAGACTCCCATCAAGATCTGCATAAGCAACCTTCAGTGACTTCACTAGCTTGACCTTGTCAAGTTTTGGGACATTTTTCAGCACAAATAATGCTCTCCTGCTAGCACGTACGCAATGCATTTTGTTAACTCTGATGTTTTTTTATGCCTTTTTTACAGCGAATCTTAGCGTAACTTAAAAATCGGCGATTGTGTCCTTCATGATCTTCAAAAAGACAAATTTGTTACAGGCCAAGGCCTTCTTTCTAGTTTTCAATCAAGATTGATTTGCAGCGCCCTCTATCCCTAATTGATTTCGCAGGTGCCCTACACAACCTCGCTTGCAGAATTTTCTCCAATGCAATCGATGAACGAACTCATGTATATTAGGTAATCTGGAAACGAGGTGTGAAGTTAAACAGGAAATGATTGTGAAGTGGCATGTCCTGTCAGATTGTGACTACAAAGTCGTGATTTAAATAGAGAAATACTACAAGAATTTTCAATCGAAGGCGTTAATGATATCTGTTTACTACCTGTCATGTAAGTAAGAGGAATTTCCCAGCCGATTTTGATTCCAAACCGGTTGTTTTTGGCCCTATCTGTGTGTGGTCCTGGTCATATTGTACATTTTGTCTGATTTgcacacaaaatgtacagtgtgtATTGAGTACAAGTGGCTGTGTGCAGCACTGTGAGATTTTAAGAATTGATTgtattatgacaaagatgagtCATATTCAGgggaatgcatgtcatgatgtggggGCAAGGCATATTGTTTTGTCCTAACAATATAAATGTGATTCTGACCTGTGTGTGAGTGACAAGGACAGCGAAAGACGAAGACATTGGAGGACCAGAGAAACTAGTCAGCCTAGTGTCGTTGTGAAAAAGcctgggaacgagtttacaatccccgatcacagcccaaaaaaaggtcatcggttgacaaacgaagcaccactgttgaatggatttatagttgaatgcgatcaaactacgtcatttccgatcaggGATGGTAAATTTTAACCAAAGCCTGATCTTCTTGTACTCTAAACACGGGAATGACAGGACTGAGGATGAGTCGAATCCAGAGGCCAAGAATGCATCTCTTCTGCCCTCCATCAGTTTGACATAGTTTGAAGTCGAGATCACCCAAGATCTGCATGAACAACACGTTGTTTGGGAAACCTTAAGGGCCATTTACGGTTTCCTCCCTGAAGCCCCCTCTGTCTTATTTTCATAAGCCTATGTATAACCTTACCTAATGGTTTCTAATTGTGGTCTGCCTGACAGAAAATCTGAGCATAAATTGATTGCATAGAAAAAGTGTAAACTCATTATGTGTAATTTGTGCCGTGCATTGTATGCCTACAATATTTATGATATGAGTGAGTCGCCAAAAGCAAAAAAGTTCCCAACCTACATTTTCTCACCACATTATTTCGATCGAAAATGTCAGCCCAATCATTATTCAGAAATACTGCAGAACTGGGAAATTTTGCGTGCAGGAAGTTTTTGGAACAGGTGTTAAAGTATTTTGTAAACGTATTATGCCGTGAAAGTATGGTGGTTTTCCTTGAAAATGTGGGGAAATTAATGATACCCCTAACTCTTACTCTTACTCACTTGATTATTTTACATAAAAACAGCTTGAAATTTCATTTTGGACTTGGGCCAGTTTACCTACCACGTGCCTACCTGTGAAGCTGCTAATCGTTCACTTATCTTATGATGTTATTAATGATCAGGCCCCAATGGAATGGAAAGTAACTGCACTATTGAATCTTTCACAGTGAGTAACAGCAGTTAGAATCTTAACTGTATACATGAACATTGTGCCCCAGGTGATTGACTTGCACTACACAGGCCCTGCTCAGTTCTCACTGGTTCCAATGTATGATGCTAGTGGTTTCAATCTCGTCCCTGCTGCTGCAGCTGCGCTGTTGCCATGGAATCCTTGAATTCCCAAGAGAAGACTGTGGCTGATGCATAGCCATTACTTTTAGAGTCTTACATTGGCCCAAATTGATTTTAATAACAGTGACATTGATTGCAAACTgtggttaagggttgaccataggtgcCAGCATGATGATTGGCTGATGACTACCTTGACAGATGTCTCACGGTTTTAAAACAGATTGCAAACTGTTGTTTATTTAGTGAAAATGAGCCACTATCCCCCAGGGGAGTGCTGAGAATCCTCAATATTAGTTTAGGGTAGTGACTCATATGATTGCAATTGCAACATCTTCTGTCTCTTGGGATTGGAGCCTGTAATATTAGCTACACATGTAGGACTATCGTTGCGGTGATGTTGCATTGGCATTGCTACAAGTAGCAGTGGAATTGTGATTctaaatcaaacatgtcaaatgccAGTTATATGTGGATAGATAAGGAATTTCTTAATTGCAAAACAAGGATCCTTCCTGGATTCCATGACATTTCCTTTCTAATCAGGTCAGGGtcattgaaattcaaaatatttatcaTTTGTTTTTTGACATTGAGCTTGTTCCTATTTGAACACTTGAAGTCCATAAAGGCCTACCTTGTGTGTGTCAATGCAATGGGCCtacatggtgtacatgtattgttatcgAGATTTAAAAGTAACACATCGCTAGTTTTAGTGTAGCAATACAAAGCATAGCCCTATTATTCCAGTTCATGAGATAGACATCAATCTAGTCAATAAAATGAAACTTGGTTGATGATTCAGGTCAATTGGGTTATCTTGATACAATTATTGATGAAGGATGGCCTTATCGCTGGCAGTCTTTCTGGGTAAATGTTCACTTGGTCTATTACACATGTTCATGTCACATCCATGTCACATCCATGTCACATCCTTGTTGATTTTGTCTTCAACCTCTGGACAAGGAAATGATGGTAGTAAAAGCCTATAACCCGTTTCCTTCCTGTTCAAAAGTGAGTTGAGAGTATTGTATGAGATGTGgcgattaggcctacatgtacatctgaagCCGAATGACATTTGATGTGAGTACAAAAGTACCTGTGGATAATTGATAGAGACACCGGACGTGTGGGCAGTCAATATGACTATATTCTTTCCTTGAAGTCTATGCATGGTTTTTTGTTGTGGGGTTCTGAGACAAGAGTCCTTCTGGGAAGAGAACGATGAATGAACTGTTAACTGTGTGTCTACTTTGAGTGTGACTTCAGAAGTTAACGGGATCTGTTAGGATAtaggagtacatgtagtttataggTTTAGATCATTTCATTTTGTGGTGGATTAGGCCTACTCTGGTTTTCTTGCAAGGTACACACATGAAATCATTCACCTAGTCTATCAGCTGACAACTGCCTCAATTTGAGGAATAACAGGTAGATTATCTTAAAAATTGGCCCTGATAAGCTTGGTAAGTAGGACATGTCTCTCAATTTATGTTTACCTTGTCTTTGTGTTTTGTATGGGTGAGGCCAGAGCTGGGGGCCAGACAGGATTGATATTCACTTTCAGAGATGATGCCAATGGGTAGTGGCACAGTAGCACCTGGCTCCACCAGATACCCTGGAAAGATCATGGGGTGGCATTTTCTTCTCGTGTTCTCTTACAGATTGGAGTTACTCCTGTTCTCACTTTCTCTTTGTTGCCTATTTTGCTTATTTACCCAATTATATGAAATAtccattttttttaattttcaggtGCACTTGGACCTTTAAATAACATGACAAGATGATCgtttgaaaatttttgaagTGGCAGACGTAAGGTTGCGAATAGAAAATGGCAGAGCAAAAACCAAAGCAAGGTGCAAAACCACCCACGGCACCAAAACCGAGGGCATCGGCAGCTTCAGGCATGTCGGGGATGCCTTCGATGATCAACGATGAAGGCCTAGACAGACTCATGGAGCGCTTTGGCAACCCGTCAATGAATTTTGGTCCTGGCAGCGCAGCTTGGAAAAGTAAATTTGATCAAATGGGTGGTATGAGTAGCGCTGGTACTGGCAGTGGTACAGGGCAGCAGCAGACTGTCGTCACACACACGCGAGTCACGACGGGGACGGGGACCACTGAGACAAAAATTACCCGGACGTCCTCCAGGGagatgaagacaatgtcacaattcCGCTCATTTGACCAAAGTAATAGAAATGTGGTTTCTACAGATGGGTGCGGGATCCCGGATTCTATCCGTTCTTTGGGTAGCCTTGGTATGGAAGGTGGGAGCGCGTTTTCTCATCAGCCTAGTGTCAAACATTCATTCGGGAGTCTGAAAAGACGATTCGAAAATTTGGATTTGGAAAGAAGGAGCAGTGAACCGGTGTTCCCTGAGGGGTTGACTCAGCAAGAAAACCTAGTCCAGAAGCTCTCCAGTGGATCTGGTACCACTGAGTTGCATGTTAGTGCTAATGATGTGGCAAGTGAACAAAGCAGTGATTTTACAAAAAGACCTGCCTCAAATACCTATCAAATTAACATGAAAGCTGGTACAACTGTCAATATGAACAGTTCTGTGGATAAATCTAGCACCTCTCCAAGAGCTCAGCGTGGTGTATTGAAAACTGATCAGAATGGTCGCCCTGGTTCGCCTAAGTTGTCTTTATTAGGAAGTAAAGGTGTGAGACAGATACCTGTTAATGTTGTAACCTCTGACGCTGTTGGTCCTAAAACTTCTGCTCAACAACCCAAAATGAAAGTGACGAGATCGACTTCTGAGAACCCACCAAGTAATAAAAAAGCTGCTGTGAAAAGACCAGAGCCAAAACCACGAACAACTGCTCCACGTACAACCACACCACCTCGTACAAACACCCCACCACGCACAACCACACCACCTCGTAAAAACACTCCACCAAGCCAGTCTCACCAAATAAAGGTTATTCGTGTTCAAACAGACCCCAAGGAAATTCCATTAGTTGACTCACAAAAGCAGAATGCAAACAAACCAGAGAGTCTTTTGGAAAAATATAAAAACGTCAAGGCTGCTGCGGATTCGGCACCGCCGAAACAAGTCGTAGATATACCGATTCGTATCGCTAAGGTGGAATCGGAGGCCAGTGGGTCAGGAAGTGATTACGAGGATGTCATGATTCCTCCGCAGAATCGAAGTTCCGATAAAAATGCTCAAAAAAGTCCCGGCTTGCACATCCGCGCTGATCGACTCGTGCGTGCTCCTTGCAGTGATACTGACTCATCTTATTCGAAAGAGAGCCATGTGCAAAATACTAGCGAGGATTCTGATTCGGGAGATGATTATGACGAAGTTTATGTCAGCGATGGCCGGTTAAGATTTCTCACAGAGCCCGTCGATAGACGGATGCAGTTCATTCAGAAATTGGACGCAGAGAATAATAATTTCCACGATGTTCCAATCGAGTATATGGATGCGGGTTCAGGGGTCGTTGATGACGAATCAGATTCTGATGAAGGTTACGAGATGGTGGATGAGTTCTTGGGCAGGAAGTCTCATTTGGCAGGTGAGTGAGGAACTGAAAAGTTGAATGTACCCTCTCCATATTGCTTGGTTATGTGAGAGCATAATCGCGAATGATGTCAGTTGACTAGTGTTCAGGCAAGACCAGCATGCAGCCAAATATTGCTCATGAAAGCGGTCATATCCAGCTACACCTGAACTAACTCCAGTCCCTAGTCGAACTGTCCAAAAGTTAAAAAGTAAACATAATGCCTGTTTGAATTGGTCTTGTCCACAAATTGGTTCTAAAAGCATATCTTTGCATGTACATAAAAAAGTTAATGTTTGTTGATTGTCTGAATGCTGAACAGTGTCTAGCAGTATAAGGGATTTTAGAATGCATCGATGGCCTTGAACATGAGCGCAGTTTAATGGTCGAGGTTAAAATTGTTTACATAAGACGTGTTCGTACATGctggatttgaatttttttaaataaatctcATCATTTCAGTTGAGGAAGTTTCCAACAGAAGAGGAGCTAGCCAAGGGTAAGTGGCCAAGCAACCATTGAATGCAAAACTGAAAAGCTACAGGTCTTGTGGCATTTAAATTAAATGATAAAATGATCTGGTGTTTCACCGAATGGCTCGTTTGATCTGGGGAAGGAAAGAAGCCAAGGTATGTGTCGTAGAGGCAACCGTTGGTCGCCAATACGCATTCTTGAGTATGACGCTTGGAATTTCTTCCGCCTCCTCTTCCATAGGTTATCTTGATGATATATTGCTCCTAGGTACATCATTTGCATGGTAGTGTAGACAAAGCGTACACAAAGATCTCCACCTGTCCAGAAGAGGCCATGATGGATGTGTTCGTGGTGCTACTTTTTCTCAGATAGACCGTATCCTTCCAATCTGTTCCTAACAACTGAAGTCAGCTGAGCTGTTCTGATGCAATTTATTATTGTGTGGAGTGTGTACCTAGCTGCAGCATAGAAAACCAACCATGTGGGTTTGTTTCCAGTTTAAGCAGCTAACTATTTGCTGTATGGAAACTAATTACCGGTGAAGGAGCTGTCTTTCAGCCATTCTTCAGTGGATTAAGGTGTGTAGGTTTACAGATCGATGCATCATTGCTACAGTAGGTCTCTGCAAAGGCCAACGGTTAAAATCTGCTGAGCTTCTGCCCTCACCAGAGAAATTTCACTATCAGTGAGTGTTTCTACCTGTTTTGACTTGTTGTGAAAAATAATCGACATTGTCAAGGCTACCTTGGATTTGTTTTTTCCAGTTTCTGCAGGTATATGAAAATTTGCAATGAAAGTGGAGGTTGAGAGTCGGTCTAACCAAGGTTAGGAATTTACAAGTTCAGGCCATTCTTGTGAAAGTGGATTATTGTGTTGCCGGAGCAGTTCATCATTAGTTGTGGTGCTCTTAAACGTTTTTTAACCTTATTTTGGTTAAATTTGAGTGCTACTGCTTATGATATCCTTCTGTTCATTCTCAGAGGTCATACTAATAGGCTACTGTGGTGAAATTCTGGGAAGATGGAAAGTGCACCAGATGAAAGGCTTACTATTATCTCATAACCCGGCTTTACACAGATTATGGTGTCCGGCTTAGCTCTTCTTTCCCCGCTGTTTTGTGCCACACCACCATACTTAAAACGGATAAAAATTATCTCTTTCGTGACAACAGGATTTTGGGACATTCGGAGGACCAggaagagccaggaatgttaATAGTTCCTTGAAACccacgccagttcatccagaaatacaatattgggttctccccgggaacgAACTCAGGCCCTGTTGCATTGTAGCCTGTGGGCTCTGAGGTTGTTACTTCGATTTTATGCTGGCTAGTATTATGGCAATGTCAGTCGTTACCCCATTATTCCACATAAAGGTTGTGTTTGGTCAGCGCCAACTCCTACATGCATACTATTCGAAATATGGGTTATATCTCATGATAATTAGATCAAACAATCTATGCAGGCATCATTTAGATTATACAATCCAACCTGTCAGTCCACatgaatacaatgtacacattTGCGTTTGATGCTCCCCATACTTTTCGTTGTTTGTGCTTCAGCCTGGCAAATAACTAAAACCATAGGCTTCGATCAGCAAAATTCAGATGTTATTCTCTTCAGATTTTTGCAACTTCCTTTTCATAAGATAACGTTTTTCAAACAAAGTACAAGTGGATTTTACTTCTGCAAGGTTTGAAACAATTTGTTGTGTCTGATGAGTGATGTtccctgtaggcctacttcaggCTGAATTTTCTTGGGGTGGATGAAAAGATCGAGCAGCTATAAAGCTAAGGTAATTCTGCCAGATACGTTTCCTATCACAAGGTGCTATTCTTCTACTACAAACATGCACAAGTTTTTCTTTCTGCATGGATCGCTTGAAGGAATTCTCAATAGACTCTAGGACTAGGTTCTAGTTTGTTTTCAAGCGGATCCATGTGTGTAAAAGTCGTTGgtagaatcaaaactggtgctTCATGGCAAGAAAACGTTAAAGAAATCAAACACGATTGACACTGGCCTAATTCTTAGATAAATTTTATCAGTACGATGTGGGGGCCAGTATATGCATGGTCATCTATCATAGTCATGAAATGTCAGCCATTTTCCTAGTGCTGTGCCCAACAAGTGGTAAATAAGCTAAGGTAGGGAGAGTGAAAATGGATGCCTGTGTTAGGCAGGGGTGTTCATTGCTGCATTTAGAGGGGCACATACCTTTGTTGGCACAGTAGGAATGTATCCATTGGGTCAGATGTCACTCCAAATGTCAAAGGTCAAAAAGTACTTGCCCCATACTTCCTCTAAaagattttgttttgttttgtgcttgttagaAACACTTTTAATCACAAAGGCCGCCAAAACACCTGAGGTGATGTTGGTGTTGACGCAACGCACTATGATGCATGATGTATGCAATGCATGGCATCATGTTGTTGACCCAAATGATGCTATAAAAAGCCAGAGCCATGGCTGACTCTGGTATTTGAGGATGAAAATCTCCATGATCTAGGGCCCCGTCTCACATTGAAGTGTTAATTGGTGTGGGAATTTGAACCCAATAGTCCTCCACTGATACTTTATTGTAACTCTTCCAATTAGTCTGAACTGCTGAATGAGGAAAATGTGGCTGGCAAAAGCTGTCTGACCTTGCCATACAAGATCTCGGGTAACTACCACAATGTCAAAAAAACAACCTCTAATGACTCATGGATGGCCATTGACTGCACTTGATGAGAATTAATTTTCGTTTGCATACTTTTACAAGcagttttgtttgaaaatgatTGGCCTTTAAGTCTGATACCGTCATTCAAAACTTTTCGACTTGGGATGTACTTATTGGGACAGCTTTGATTACATTCGGTTTGTGACGGATGTCTCTCTTTCTCAATCTAAGGTTGGTTTATCGCATAGTTCTTTCAGGTTTGACTGGCTGCTTCCAAGCGATTTGGTTCTTTCTGCTTTAGAGTTCGAAGGTTCCCTGTCTTGCTGAAAATGTCTTGTTTTGAAATTCCCCAGTGTTGGATTGATGTAGGATTGTGGGGTTGGCCTCCAAGTCACATCCAGAGGAAATCGGGGTTGGATGTTGTCTTCTCCGACCCTTCAAACAAACCCCTGAGATATTTCCCCTAATTGGCTGAAGTACACCCCCAGTTTCCTCAGGTTGCCAAGTCCTTATTGCTTTTTCCTCCTTCAAATCATTGTCTAAATCATCAGCCTCTTGACAATGACAGGATAATATTATGGCATTGCCACTACAACTTTGCATTTGAATGGAGTTTCGGGCCAAAGTGAATGGCATATTGGTTGAAATTACTATAATGGGTTGACCAGGCCTATACCCACTCTCCTACTTGTAATTTTGTAAGCTACTTATCTTAAACAAAATGCCTACATACTTTATTTACATTAGAGGTATAGATGAATGCACctgtgtacatgatgtatgtactAGACTATATATATTTTTCAGGAAATTAGGGCCTGGTCGACGGAATCAGAATAAGGCTCGCTATCAGACGGATCCCGGTTTGAAATCCGGCTTTGCTGTCTACAGCAAAGAGGTAAGATGAGCTAGCTCTGTGATAATGATTTTGCTCctcttgcattgtttttgcatGCCAATACTGTTAGCGCCTCAAGTAATGTGCATAGCGGACATGTTTTGGGGCTAAATGTTGCTACATTATCCTGACTGAACAAGTATATTTTTCTCCCGTAAACCTGATCCCAAACAGATGGCTTATCAGATACCTGAAACAGATAACCTTTCTATTAACCCATTCCTGAATACATATTGTATCACGCCATTGATATTCGTCTAGCTGTCGATTGAAGTAGACTGTGTGTCGAAAATTTCTGAACTATTTTCGATGTTTATCTTGTGAACTATGGTTTTAAAGCCAATGGTCTGCTATGGAAGGATGTTCTAATCTCTAGTCAAGGTGggattatttcaattttctaaTATCCAGGAAGCCGTCTCGGACCCTGATGAAGAGTTTTACGATGACGTGACTAGCAAAGATCAGGACGACCATTACGAACCTGTTGGCCAGCCGTATACGCAACCAGAGGGTGATGACGACAAATCTCACCAGGCAAACGCTGTGAAACAATTTGGTAGGAAGGCCGCAGGTCATATTCATGCGTTCAAGAAAAAATTTGCAACGCGACTTTTCAGTAAAGGATTAGAGGACGAAGACCTAAAGTCGAATAGCATTGACCCACTTGAGGGTCAAGAGAAGGGGAGGAGTTTGTCTCAACCTGACCCAACATTGGAGGCTTCTTTGAGTTCTAAGTCGGATACAACCCTTGATTCCGAGTTAGATACGAATCAGAAAGTGCGTTCTTTGAGTGACATTCACACGCCAAGGTTTGGGGTGTTTCCCGAGGGTGATCCCCCTGACAGGCCTCCTCCGAGGTTAAAGAGGAATACTGCTGATCTCAACGCTGTAGTTCCACCTCCTAATATTTCCTTAGGTCCCAGGTAAGTCATGTTTAGTACAATCccattcaaaattttgaaatccaaATGACGTTACTT
The sequence above is a segment of the Lineus longissimus chromosome 12, tnLinLong1.2, whole genome shotgun sequence genome. Coding sequences within it:
- the LOC135496459 gene encoding uncharacterized protein LOC135496459 isoform X8 — its product is MAEQKPKQGAKPPTAPKPRASAASGMSGMPSMINDEGLDRLMERFGNPSMNFGPGSAAWKSKFDQMGGMSSAGTGSGTGQQQTVVTHTRVTTGTGTTETKITRTSSREMKTMSQFRSFDQSNRNVVSTDGCGIPDSIRSLGSLGMEGGSAFSHQPSVKHSFGSLKRRFENLDLERRSSEPVFPEGLTQQENLVQKLSSGSGTTELHVSANDVASEQSSDFTKRPASNTYQINMKAGTTVNMNSSVDKSSTSPRAQRGVLKTDQNGRPGSPKLSLLGSKGVRQIPVNVVTSDAVGPKTSAQQPKMKVTRSTSENPPSNKKAAVKRPEPKPRTTAPRTTTPPRTNTPPRTTTPPRKNTPPSQSHQIKVIRVQTDPKEIPLVDSQKQNANKPESLLEKYKNVKAAADSAPPKQVVDIPIRIAKVESEASGSGSDYEDVMIPPQNRSSDKNAQKSPGLHIRADRLVRAPCSDTDSSYSKESHVQNTSEDSDSGDDYDEVYVSDGRLRFLTEPVDRRMQFIQKLDAENNNFHDVPIEYMDAGSGVVDDESDSDEGYEMVDEFLGRKSHLAVEEVSNRRGASQGKLGPGRRNQNKARYQTDPGLKSGFAVYSKEEAVSDPDEEFYDDVTSKDQDDHYEPVGQPYTQPEGDDDKSHQANAVKQFGRKAAGHIHAFKKKFATRLFSKGLEDEDLKSNSIDPLEGQEKGRSLSQPDPTLEASLSSKSDTTLDSELDTNQKVRSLSDIHTPRFGVFPEGDPPDRPPPRLKRNTADLNAVVPPPNISLGPSFPDGYLGNPQFSHSLENLVSGFPKMDLNARPPAALPRDATSSSSVSTTTKSSSSHTSYSWTNENGVSNSTTTTSSNIEESVEIMNRLNVSPCLARRNKESKTGSFDRRRSRAMIKRESRSSHSTNAGKTVTKVKKQDDYLHMSRTESKVLGDDSSSDDMDYIDAGSEEDRLKALQLSMQKSGAKVEIHGESSSSYLELLDNNVITQLKRVNRFQSRFGGDEAPLYQIYHKKMCVAAIREDEGADSDDEDNIYTTFSGPSSPAAIEAPPTSPRCDSPAPDAENQAIDYTTPSVQTFDLKTSSSGAVRSLWCEMPEVKQSGVLNRLTPQERKLQETLFEIITSEASYQKSLLVLVNNFLLDPMFSVDPKKCAINKRDKHFIFSNVVAVMESSENLLRDLEARWQKSCVLDDICDVVGDHASKNFDVYVRYCSNQMYQSRTLTKLLVENKEFREALHSLEKNPACQGLPMKSFLLLPMQRITRLPLLIDAVCHRCEVEKDKTIYPSAKRALEVIQGVVSKCNEGARNMERMEQMVEIERSLKFKVKKCPLISASRYLVKKGELLRISSETTSTLKRMVKAKASKTPIWLFLFNDLLMLTKKKGWSHILTLANRFSLIS
- the LOC135496459 gene encoding uncharacterized protein LOC135496459 isoform X3, with the protein product MAEQKPKQGAKPPTAPKPRASAASGMSGMPSMINDEGLDRLMERFGNPSMNFGPGSAAWKSKFDQMGGMSSAGTGSGTGQQQTVVTHTRVTTGTGTTETKITRTSSREMKTMSQFRSFDQSNRNVVSTDGCGIPDSIRSLGSLGMEGGSAFSHQPSVKHSFGSLKRRFENLDLERRSSEPVFPEGLTQQENLVQKLSSGSGTTELHVSANDVASEQSSDFTKRPASNTYQINMKAGTTVNMNSSVDKSSTSPRAQRGVLKTDQNGRPGSPKLSLLGSKGVRQIPVNVVTSDAVGPKTSAQQPKMKVTRSTSENPPSNKKAAVKRPEPKPRTTAPRTTTPPRTNTPPRTTTPPRKNTPPSQSHQIKVIRVQTDPKEIPLVDSQKQNANKPESLLEKYKNVKAAADSAPPKQVVDIPIRIAKVESEASGSGSDYEDVMIPPQNRSSDKNAQKSPGLHIRADRLVRAPCSDTDSSYSKESHVQNTSEDSDSGDDYDEVYVSDGRLRFLTEPVDRRMQFIQKLDAENNNFHDVPIEYMDAGSGVVDDESDSDEGYEMVDEFLGRKSHLAVEEVSNRRGASQGKLGPGRRNQNKARYQTDPGLKSGFAVYSKEEAVSDPDEEFYDDVTSKDQDDHYEPVGQPYTQPEGDDDKSHQANAVKQFGRKAAGHIHAFKKKFATRLFSKGLEDEDLKSNSIDPLEGQEKGRSLSQPDPTLEASLSSKSDTTLDSELDTNQKVRSLSDIHTPRFGVFPEGDPPDRPPPRLKRNTADLNAVVPPPNISLGPSFPDGYLGNPQFSHSLENLVSGFPKMDLNARPPAALPRDATSSSSVSTTTKSSSSHTSYSWTNENGVSNSTTTTSSNIVSSACTSGMLRKNVYCERESRSSHSTNAGKTVTKVKKQDDYLHMSRTESKVLGDDSSSDDMDYIDAGSEEDRLKALQLSMQKSGAKVEIHGESSSSYLELLDNNVITQLKRVNRFQSRFGGDEAPLYQIYHKKMCVAAIREDEGADSDDEDNIYTTFSGPSSPAAIEAPPTSPRCDSPAPDAENQAIDYTTPSVQTFDLKTSSSGAVRSLWCEMPEVKQSGVLNRLTPQERKLQETLFEIITSEASYQKSLLVLVNNFLLDPMFSVDPKKCAINKRDKHFIFSNVVAVMESSENLLRDLEARWQKSCVLDDICDVVGDHASKNFDVYVRYCSNQMYQSRTLTKLLVENKEFREALHSLEKNPACQGLPMKSFLLLPMQRITRLPLLIDAVCHRCEVEKDKTIYPSAKRALEVIQGVVSKCNEGARNMERMEQMVEIERSLKFKVKKCPLISASRYLVKKGELLRISSETTSTLKRMVKAKASKTPIWLFLFNDLLMLTKKKGFMLREQYGVFDYCSRINISVELVEEPEHDPRVPENLSSTVKNLFILALLENHCGKQVELILSAESTSDRARWIEVLSPAKEESKDEKVYESWDCPQVQAVFQYEAKQPDELTLDESDVVNVIRKMGDGWFEGERIRDGQKGWFPSNHTMEIMNAHVRAKNLKQRYRLMVLSQQAVVEGKGSNVKVQTSQQKHMI